From the genome of Denticeps clupeoides chromosome 4, fDenClu1.1, whole genome shotgun sequence, one region includes:
- the klhl20 gene encoding kelch-like protein 20 isoform X1, producing MDGKPMRRVNSARQDTTGMDITSRCTLGDPNKLPEGVPQPARMPYVSDKHPRQTLEVINLLRKHRELCDVVLVVGAKKIYAHRVILSACSPYFRAMFTGELAESRQTEVVIRDIDERAMELLIDFAYTSQVTVEEGNVQTLLPAACLLQLAEIQEACCEFLKRQLDPSNCLGIRAFADTHSCRELLRIADKFTQHNFQEVMESEEFMLLPANQLIDIISSDELNVRSEEQVFNAVMAWVKYSIQERRPQLPQVLQHVRLPLLSPKFLVGTVGSDPLIKSDEECRDLVDEAKNYLLLPQERPLMQGPRTRPRKPIRCGEVLFAVGGWCSGDAISSVERYDPQTNEWRMVASMSKRRCGVGVSVLDDLLYAVGGHDGSSYLNSVERYDPKTNQWSSDVAPTSTCRTSVGVAVLGGYLYAVGGQDGVSCLNIVERYDPKENKWTRVASMSTRRLGVAVAVLGGFLYAVGGSDGTSPLNTVERYNPQENRWHTVAPMGTRRKHLGCAVYQDMIYSVGGRDDTTELSSAERYNPRTNQWSPVVAMTSRRSGVGLAVVNGQLMAVGGFDGTTYLKTIEVYDPDANTWRLYGGMNYRRLGGGVGVIKMTHCESHIW from the exons atgGACGGAAAGCCAATGCGCAG GGTTAACAGTGCACGCCAAGATACTACCGGAATGGACATCACCAGTCGCTGCACCTTGGGTGACCCCAACAAGCTTCCTGAAGGGGTACCCCAGCCTGCGCGGATGCCTTATGTCTCAGACAAGCACCCCCGCCAGACCCTGGAGGTCATTAACCTGCTGCGGAAACATCGCGAGCTGTGTGATGTGGTGCTTGTGGTCGGAGCCAAGAAGATCTATGCGCACCGTGTCATCCTGTCTGCCTGCAGCCCCTACTTTCGGGCCATGTTCACGGGAGAGCTGGCCGAGAGCCGGCAGACTGAGGTGGTGATCCGGGATATTGATGAGCGAGCCATGGAGCTGCTCATTGACTTCGCCTACACGTCGCAG GTGACTGTTGAGGAGGGGAACGTACAGACTCTGCTGCCCGctgcatgtctgctgcagcTGGCCGAAATCCAGGAAGCGTGCTGCGAGTTCCTCAAGCGGCAGCTCGACCCGTCCAACTGCCTGGGCATCCGTGCCTTCGCTGACACGCACTCCTGCAGGGAGCTGCTGCGCATCGCTGACAAGTTCACGCAGCACAACTTTCAGGAG GTGATGGAGAGTGAGGAGTTCATGCTCTTGCCGGCCAATCAGCTGATTGATATCATCTCGAGCGACGAGCTGAACGTGCGCAGCGAGGAGCAGGTCTTCAATGCGGTCATGGCCTGGGTGAAGTACAGCATCCAGGAGCGCCGGCCTCAGCTTCCCCAG GTTCTCCAGCATGTTCGCCTACCGCTCTTGAGTCCCAAGTTTCTGGTGGGAACAGTTGGGTCAGACCCTCTTATTAAGAGTGATGAGGAGTGCAG AGATCTGGTCGATGAGGCAAAGAACTACCTGCTCCTTCCCCAAGAGCGGCCCCTAATGCAGGGTCCTCGTACACGACCGCGCAAGCCCATCCGCTGTGGAGAGGTGCTGTTTGCAG TGGGAGGCTGGTGTAGTGGGGACGCCATTTCCAGCGTGGAGCGCTATGACCCGCAGACCAACGAATGGCGCATGGTGGCCTCCATGAGCAAACGGCGCTGTGGCGTTGGAGTCAGTGTACTGGATGACCTCCTGTATGCAGTGGGTGGCCACGACGGCTCTTCCTACCTCAACAGTGTGGAGAG ATACGACCCCAAGACAAACCAGTGGAGCAGTGACGTGGCTCCAACCAGCACCTGCCGGACCAGTGTGGGTGTGGCTGTTCTGGGCGGCTACTTGTATGCAGTTGGGGGTCAGGATGGAGTCTCCTGTCTAAACATAGTGGAGAG ATATGATCCAAAGGAGAACAAGTGGACAAGAGTGGCATCGATGAGCACACGGCGACTGGGTGTGGCCGTTGCGGTTCTGGGCGGTTTCCTATATGCTGTAGGAGGGTCAGATGGGACGTCCCCTCTCAATACAG TGGAACGCTACAACCCCCAAGAGAACCGGTGGCACACAGTAGCACCAATGGGCACCAGGAGGAAGCATCTGGGCTGTGCTGTGTACCAGGACATGATTTACTCAGTGGGTGGTCGAGATGACACCACGGAGCTGAGTAGTGCAGAACGCTACAACCCTAGAACCAATCAGTGGTCCCCTGTGGTTGCCATGACATCCAGACGGAGTGGA GTTGGTCTTGCAGTTGTGAACGGGCAATTGATGGCAGTAGGGGGTTTTGATGGCACAACGTACCTAAAAACAATAGAAGTCTACGACCCTGATGCCAATACATGGAG ACTCTATGGAGGAATGAACTACCGGCGATTGGGAGGCGGGGTTGGTGTTATCAAAATGACACACTGTGAGTCGCATATATGGTAA
- the klhl20 gene encoding kelch-like protein 20 isoform X2, translating to MRFAVRVNSARQDTTGMDITSRCTLGDPNKLPEGVPQPARMPYVSDKHPRQTLEVINLLRKHRELCDVVLVVGAKKIYAHRVILSACSPYFRAMFTGELAESRQTEVVIRDIDERAMELLIDFAYTSQVTVEEGNVQTLLPAACLLQLAEIQEACCEFLKRQLDPSNCLGIRAFADTHSCRELLRIADKFTQHNFQEVMESEEFMLLPANQLIDIISSDELNVRSEEQVFNAVMAWVKYSIQERRPQLPQVLQHVRLPLLSPKFLVGTVGSDPLIKSDEECRDLVDEAKNYLLLPQERPLMQGPRTRPRKPIRCGEVLFAVGGWCSGDAISSVERYDPQTNEWRMVASMSKRRCGVGVSVLDDLLYAVGGHDGSSYLNSVERYDPKTNQWSSDVAPTSTCRTSVGVAVLGGYLYAVGGQDGVSCLNIVERYDPKENKWTRVASMSTRRLGVAVAVLGGFLYAVGGSDGTSPLNTVERYNPQENRWHTVAPMGTRRKHLGCAVYQDMIYSVGGRDDTTELSSAERYNPRTNQWSPVVAMTSRRSGVGLAVVNGQLMAVGGFDGTTYLKTIEVYDPDANTWRLYGGMNYRRLGGGVGVIKMTHCESHIW from the exons GTTTGCGGTTAG GGTTAACAGTGCACGCCAAGATACTACCGGAATGGACATCACCAGTCGCTGCACCTTGGGTGACCCCAACAAGCTTCCTGAAGGGGTACCCCAGCCTGCGCGGATGCCTTATGTCTCAGACAAGCACCCCCGCCAGACCCTGGAGGTCATTAACCTGCTGCGGAAACATCGCGAGCTGTGTGATGTGGTGCTTGTGGTCGGAGCCAAGAAGATCTATGCGCACCGTGTCATCCTGTCTGCCTGCAGCCCCTACTTTCGGGCCATGTTCACGGGAGAGCTGGCCGAGAGCCGGCAGACTGAGGTGGTGATCCGGGATATTGATGAGCGAGCCATGGAGCTGCTCATTGACTTCGCCTACACGTCGCAG GTGACTGTTGAGGAGGGGAACGTACAGACTCTGCTGCCCGctgcatgtctgctgcagcTGGCCGAAATCCAGGAAGCGTGCTGCGAGTTCCTCAAGCGGCAGCTCGACCCGTCCAACTGCCTGGGCATCCGTGCCTTCGCTGACACGCACTCCTGCAGGGAGCTGCTGCGCATCGCTGACAAGTTCACGCAGCACAACTTTCAGGAG GTGATGGAGAGTGAGGAGTTCATGCTCTTGCCGGCCAATCAGCTGATTGATATCATCTCGAGCGACGAGCTGAACGTGCGCAGCGAGGAGCAGGTCTTCAATGCGGTCATGGCCTGGGTGAAGTACAGCATCCAGGAGCGCCGGCCTCAGCTTCCCCAG GTTCTCCAGCATGTTCGCCTACCGCTCTTGAGTCCCAAGTTTCTGGTGGGAACAGTTGGGTCAGACCCTCTTATTAAGAGTGATGAGGAGTGCAG AGATCTGGTCGATGAGGCAAAGAACTACCTGCTCCTTCCCCAAGAGCGGCCCCTAATGCAGGGTCCTCGTACACGACCGCGCAAGCCCATCCGCTGTGGAGAGGTGCTGTTTGCAG TGGGAGGCTGGTGTAGTGGGGACGCCATTTCCAGCGTGGAGCGCTATGACCCGCAGACCAACGAATGGCGCATGGTGGCCTCCATGAGCAAACGGCGCTGTGGCGTTGGAGTCAGTGTACTGGATGACCTCCTGTATGCAGTGGGTGGCCACGACGGCTCTTCCTACCTCAACAGTGTGGAGAG ATACGACCCCAAGACAAACCAGTGGAGCAGTGACGTGGCTCCAACCAGCACCTGCCGGACCAGTGTGGGTGTGGCTGTTCTGGGCGGCTACTTGTATGCAGTTGGGGGTCAGGATGGAGTCTCCTGTCTAAACATAGTGGAGAG ATATGATCCAAAGGAGAACAAGTGGACAAGAGTGGCATCGATGAGCACACGGCGACTGGGTGTGGCCGTTGCGGTTCTGGGCGGTTTCCTATATGCTGTAGGAGGGTCAGATGGGACGTCCCCTCTCAATACAG TGGAACGCTACAACCCCCAAGAGAACCGGTGGCACACAGTAGCACCAATGGGCACCAGGAGGAAGCATCTGGGCTGTGCTGTGTACCAGGACATGATTTACTCAGTGGGTGGTCGAGATGACACCACGGAGCTGAGTAGTGCAGAACGCTACAACCCTAGAACCAATCAGTGGTCCCCTGTGGTTGCCATGACATCCAGACGGAGTGGA GTTGGTCTTGCAGTTGTGAACGGGCAATTGATGGCAGTAGGGGGTTTTGATGGCACAACGTACCTAAAAACAATAGAAGTCTACGACCCTGATGCCAATACATGGAG ACTCTATGGAGGAATGAACTACCGGCGATTGGGAGGCGGGGTTGGTGTTATCAAAATGACACACTGTGAGTCGCATATATGGTAA
- the klhl20 gene encoding kelch-like protein 20 isoform X3, whose amino-acid sequence MRVNSARQDTTGMDITSRCTLGDPNKLPEGVPQPARMPYVSDKHPRQTLEVINLLRKHRELCDVVLVVGAKKIYAHRVILSACSPYFRAMFTGELAESRQTEVVIRDIDERAMELLIDFAYTSQVTVEEGNVQTLLPAACLLQLAEIQEACCEFLKRQLDPSNCLGIRAFADTHSCRELLRIADKFTQHNFQEVMESEEFMLLPANQLIDIISSDELNVRSEEQVFNAVMAWVKYSIQERRPQLPQVLQHVRLPLLSPKFLVGTVGSDPLIKSDEECRDLVDEAKNYLLLPQERPLMQGPRTRPRKPIRCGEVLFAVGGWCSGDAISSVERYDPQTNEWRMVASMSKRRCGVGVSVLDDLLYAVGGHDGSSYLNSVERYDPKTNQWSSDVAPTSTCRTSVGVAVLGGYLYAVGGQDGVSCLNIVERYDPKENKWTRVASMSTRRLGVAVAVLGGFLYAVGGSDGTSPLNTVERYNPQENRWHTVAPMGTRRKHLGCAVYQDMIYSVGGRDDTTELSSAERYNPRTNQWSPVVAMTSRRSGVGLAVVNGQLMAVGGFDGTTYLKTIEVYDPDANTWRLYGGMNYRRLGGGVGVIKMTHCESHIW is encoded by the exons GGTTAACAGTGCACGCCAAGATACTACCGGAATGGACATCACCAGTCGCTGCACCTTGGGTGACCCCAACAAGCTTCCTGAAGGGGTACCCCAGCCTGCGCGGATGCCTTATGTCTCAGACAAGCACCCCCGCCAGACCCTGGAGGTCATTAACCTGCTGCGGAAACATCGCGAGCTGTGTGATGTGGTGCTTGTGGTCGGAGCCAAGAAGATCTATGCGCACCGTGTCATCCTGTCTGCCTGCAGCCCCTACTTTCGGGCCATGTTCACGGGAGAGCTGGCCGAGAGCCGGCAGACTGAGGTGGTGATCCGGGATATTGATGAGCGAGCCATGGAGCTGCTCATTGACTTCGCCTACACGTCGCAG GTGACTGTTGAGGAGGGGAACGTACAGACTCTGCTGCCCGctgcatgtctgctgcagcTGGCCGAAATCCAGGAAGCGTGCTGCGAGTTCCTCAAGCGGCAGCTCGACCCGTCCAACTGCCTGGGCATCCGTGCCTTCGCTGACACGCACTCCTGCAGGGAGCTGCTGCGCATCGCTGACAAGTTCACGCAGCACAACTTTCAGGAG GTGATGGAGAGTGAGGAGTTCATGCTCTTGCCGGCCAATCAGCTGATTGATATCATCTCGAGCGACGAGCTGAACGTGCGCAGCGAGGAGCAGGTCTTCAATGCGGTCATGGCCTGGGTGAAGTACAGCATCCAGGAGCGCCGGCCTCAGCTTCCCCAG GTTCTCCAGCATGTTCGCCTACCGCTCTTGAGTCCCAAGTTTCTGGTGGGAACAGTTGGGTCAGACCCTCTTATTAAGAGTGATGAGGAGTGCAG AGATCTGGTCGATGAGGCAAAGAACTACCTGCTCCTTCCCCAAGAGCGGCCCCTAATGCAGGGTCCTCGTACACGACCGCGCAAGCCCATCCGCTGTGGAGAGGTGCTGTTTGCAG TGGGAGGCTGGTGTAGTGGGGACGCCATTTCCAGCGTGGAGCGCTATGACCCGCAGACCAACGAATGGCGCATGGTGGCCTCCATGAGCAAACGGCGCTGTGGCGTTGGAGTCAGTGTACTGGATGACCTCCTGTATGCAGTGGGTGGCCACGACGGCTCTTCCTACCTCAACAGTGTGGAGAG ATACGACCCCAAGACAAACCAGTGGAGCAGTGACGTGGCTCCAACCAGCACCTGCCGGACCAGTGTGGGTGTGGCTGTTCTGGGCGGCTACTTGTATGCAGTTGGGGGTCAGGATGGAGTCTCCTGTCTAAACATAGTGGAGAG ATATGATCCAAAGGAGAACAAGTGGACAAGAGTGGCATCGATGAGCACACGGCGACTGGGTGTGGCCGTTGCGGTTCTGGGCGGTTTCCTATATGCTGTAGGAGGGTCAGATGGGACGTCCCCTCTCAATACAG TGGAACGCTACAACCCCCAAGAGAACCGGTGGCACACAGTAGCACCAATGGGCACCAGGAGGAAGCATCTGGGCTGTGCTGTGTACCAGGACATGATTTACTCAGTGGGTGGTCGAGATGACACCACGGAGCTGAGTAGTGCAGAACGCTACAACCCTAGAACCAATCAGTGGTCCCCTGTGGTTGCCATGACATCCAGACGGAGTGGA GTTGGTCTTGCAGTTGTGAACGGGCAATTGATGGCAGTAGGGGGTTTTGATGGCACAACGTACCTAAAAACAATAGAAGTCTACGACCCTGATGCCAATACATGGAG ACTCTATGGAGGAATGAACTACCGGCGATTGGGAGGCGGGGTTGGTGTTATCAAAATGACACACTGTGAGTCGCATATATGGTAA